GTTGCCAACACATCAAAGCGAAGTGAAGGAAAGGACAACGGCAAAGAAAGCCAGAAGTGCATCCATGTGTAGCTCTCACACTGAATTCCATCAACGGCTCCCTGAAATGTCTGTGTGACTGTCATATTtgtaataaagaaagaaatgccaCTGGGTGATGGTGCATGTCCTCTGAAGATAAGTACACACATGCTTGAGTCTGGTTTGGATCCTGCCAAGGCACCTAAGGGGAAAAGGTATTGGCCCTTGAAGATGCATGCAAAAAGAAGATGCATGTTTGGCATACCAATAACACGGAAAGGCAATGATTGGAATTTCGAAGCGTGAACAGCCTCACACCAACGCAAAGTCACACCAGGCATGAAACGCATACTGTAGAGCGTGCGTatacaattgtgtgtgtgtgtgtctgcttatgCCCTTCTCTGCATGCTGAGGTACAAGACCATATGATAATCTTTACTCTGCTGTGCAATAACTGACCTTCAGCCGCTCACAAAACACTCTGAGTAGTTTTATTAGGAGCAGATTTACTCAGCATATGCCTGAGAAAATGTCAGGAGAAATGAGGACACATCACTGTCACCGGCCCACAGTGCATTCATCACACCAGACCTGTAGGCTATTCAAGGAGTTCACAAAAAAGTTTCCATCAGACTTGCGTGAGCCTGTTACTTTGGAGCAGCAGGGTTGATCGACACAGTCATGCAACGTTCATGTAGTTTCCTACAGGCAAATCTAAATGACAGAGGCATCGCCATTCATCATAATTTACAACGATAAAATCGGATGAATCAAAACTACATCGCTCTTCTGCCTGGAGGAGTTCTTTAATGGCTTCTTGAATAAATACTGTCACCggccaagttgttttagttgtcgTGAAAGTAATAAAGTCAGCACATTTCTATTTGTTGACAGGCACGCAAAGTGAAGTGCAGACAGACGTGGCTGCAGGGCGTCACATGGCGTCATTATAGGGGACACTTTCACATGACTTTGGCTCCGTTTCAACATAGCGATGCCATCCACGTCATAGTGCTGCACTACTTTTTGAAAGTGCATGTCCTGCCTCAGACTCACTGTACTACTTTCTGCAGAATGCATTATGTTCTTAGGTGGAAAAAAACGCTGGAGAGTATGATTATAATATCAATTTTTAAAAGATTTTCCCACTATTTTGGTATTGGTTTCCAGTGGTATTTGACATTCTGTGGTCTCAGTCTAGACATGGACTGTTGTTCATGAGTCAGACTTGACAAAGCTGCGGTCCAGACTGTAGCACTCGCATTCAGGAGATCAGAACCAAATAATCCTCAATGCTTCACAGTAAAATTAACACGATGCACAGGACCACTCCAGAAAAGTAAACAAATTGTGTCAAATCTTGTTGAGGGATGAGCACTACTGTGAGTAATGACTTGCGACAGAGTAATTGACATAATGGATAGTCTTCAGCGTGTTGTTTTTGCGTGAATGTAATCTGtaaatcttttgtttttttcatgtaaatgtaatcagGCTCAGGGACAAGGCTTCTTTGTATTTCAATGCCTTTTACTCCAATGTCATTGAAATGTATTTAGCCCCTTAGAGAGAAAAAATGCCTGTCAGCCTGTGCTGAGGTAGAAGGCTTTCAACAGGTTAACAAGTACAGGCAACACATTAAACTTGCAGAATGCTGTTTTCTTCCAAAAGCCTAACTGAATTAAACTGTTTGAATTCATCTGATGAGAGGATGAGATGACAAGAAAATATCACAACTATGAAACCCCTTTAAGTCAACCATGTAAAAAGTATATAAGTagcctatactgtatattctatacaaataaaatactATACCATCATGGCAACATCAACAGTACATTAAAATGCtatcaaaatgaaatgatggCTTCCAtaggacacacagagaaaccCCTTAGCAAACCCATGTAGCCATGCATCTATCCTCTTACTGTTTTCATAAGTGGGCTGTGGTGGAATTCCTGCTATGTAACATTGCTTGCCAAGACTCAGAGATTTCCCCATGCATTTCATATTCCAACATCTCATTGCACAGGAGCTAGCAGCTACAGTAACAGCACATTAACAATATATTGCTGTTCTTATAAGCAAATTGAGAATTGTAATAAATTCACCTCACTGCCAGTGCTTTGTAAACACCACTCAAATCCAAAAGGAAGGGTTAAGCTCCATTCTTTTGATACACAATGATAAAagctttcattttcaagtgGGGCTCAAAGGGAATAGCTTTGATCGACTTGTGGCATCGCCCTCTTTATATTAGGTAGAATCTCTCAAGACCACAACGCAATATACATGAGTCTTTCCATCTAGATGTGATGGAGCAGAATAAGAGAGGAACATATTGCAGGCTTTTGTAAAGACTGTTAACAAATGTACCAATATTTGATAGGTATCACTTCTCATTGATTTAATCATCTCTGTAAGGTTATAATCATGTTGAAGGTTTGAGACTTTTTCTTAGTAAATGGACCAGGAAATGTTACTGAAAGCCATTAGCTTTAATTTACAACCAAGTGTGGAGTAATTTCCAACCAAATGGATTCATAGTGTTTAGGGCTAGGAAAACCTACTTACCTGCTCTACTAGCACTTACACCACATCAGCAATCCACATGGCCATTTGTCTTAATTAGTCTTAGAAACATACCTGCTCACCTATGAACCCCACAATAGCCATTGAAGGTAGAGGCAAAAATCTGGTGATCTATCTACATAAGCAGACAAGCTGTCAGTGAGTAGCGCACCGGTGATGCAAATGATGATCCTGTACAGAGGTAATCATTAACAGAAACTGTCAGTGGCCGGACCACCTGACCGCAATTATCTCAACTCTCAACCTGCAAAGCACGGCCTGGTCAAGCTGCGGTTAATGGCTATGTTGCGTACTTTCAAGCTGAGGTCATTCTGACTGGTTGTACCATTTTACCGGACAACACTGTACATTTTTGGGGTCAAATAAGTGTCAGTGAAACACTTGTCTACCTTACTGCTCTAACTGAAATTCAGTTGTACAAACTTGAGCGACAAATCATGAAGATAAAGAAGAGCAAAAGGCATTCACCAAAGCTGAAgtataaaaaatatgaatatctgCACCTTGAAAACTCTTAAGGAAAACAGCTTATTGGGAAAGAAAGACAGTAGGCAAAGCGCATAGCTAGAATACAGCGCTGTAACTCCTCTTTGACAGAAGAAGTCTCCTGAGTGCTATCGGTAACAGGCTGCTAAGAGGctttactccccccccccagcacAAAGAGCTGTCTGTTAGGCCAGGGGGGCATCCCAGGAGTCAGCCGGGACAGGTGGCTATCCCCACAGGGAATGTATGTGGGGGCTGGGAGGTTGACTGCGAGGGTAATCAGAGACAAGTCGGAGACAAAAGCATGGTGTTATTTCAGTGGTGTGGGTTTCCAACTGTTCAGCGGCTGGGTGAAGTGTTTTGTGTGAGGAGCGCCTCTGGAGAGCAAGAAAAGTAAGAGCGGTGTCTTCGACCAGCGTGACGATAATTCATGTTAAATGAATTAAACTGTATACTGCAGAAATACTGGTTATATTGTCCGTTCAGAATGGCTGTGCTGTAGAACTCAAAAACTTTCCTGAAAACAGTTATTTAAAGTTCAAAAAATGTTCAACCGCTAGAATTTTGTTAAAGAAGTTTCTAGTGTGCAATTCACATTAATGTGGTTTCAAGTGACTGTAAATAGATGCTTCTGGAAATCGGGGATATTTTCAAACAATTGCCTCTGAGAAATACAGGGTCTGTATATTCAGCTAGGCAATGACAAATGACGATATGTCAGGAAGATACCTGGGGAGGTTATTGTTTACTCAATGCCTACCTATTTTTCTTGGTTACGGATCAAACTCAAAAATCATATGGTTCATATGTCAAAATAAGTCAAGAGGTAACTCTAGCCAACAACTCAAAATCTACTTCTCTTTTTTGGCGTGCAAACTTTCAGGTAGCTGGGGCCTGACGGTAATTCAAACCTCCCAAAATTACACCGCCGCAGTGGACACCATCCAAATCCCGCTCAAGTAGAAATGATCTTGTGTTTTCATTGAAGCTCTGGATTTGAATGAGGGGGCTTTAAGAGGGTGCCAAGGAAACGTTGCCAGTTTTGCTTCCTAATCCCCCCGGATATTAGAGGTCCTTTACCTCTTGAACCAAAGCACTTGAGGGGAAATCTTCAAGGTTCTGTTACACCATCTTTTTCTTGAGATGCGGAGGAGTTTCAGTGGCAGTTTTTGAGGTTTGAACTTGGACGGCCCTGGAAGCTCCATCCGTCAGTACTACCTGGGCAGAACAAAGGGGATTTCATTGTGGTCCGGCATCAGAATCGAACAGTGAATCCCAATTTTCTGTCACTTCTCACCACATCGGGGACAAGAGGACGGACAAGCACGGCTTTGTCTGCTCTGGCAGCGTCGAATCTTCAAACCGGGGGCCGCTGAACCGCACATCTCATGTCGATCAGACAGAAACATCTAGAGGATTTAGAAAGAGCGGGACATACACTGATCCAGGGGCAATTACACTATGAAATAAAAACTGGTCGACAGCTAAAAAAAGGTGTCTTGATAAGCCACAACAGGATTATAAAGACGCCTGCTGTTGATTCTAATAACAATCTCAGTGCCAACAGAAGGTAGTAATATGATTAAGACAAGCACAGCTGTGAGGTTTTTTGCACACGGCAAGAAATATGAATAGATATCAGAGATTAGAAGACTAATTCACAACAAAATATCAACAGAAGTGGTATCATCAACcactgcaaaaagaaaaaaaaatgttcctctTCAACTAATGCTGTGTCATGAGGGGACTAAGGGAGGGTCTGGCTGGGAAGGACAGTGACGGGGGAGTGCAGTTCCCAAGAGGATCACATCTCATTCCCAGGAAGGATGACAGTCTGTGAGGGAGTGCAGACGGGGCTTTTGGGAAGATGGACTCCCATTATGACAAGAAGGCTGCCAGACTCCGGGACAACATTAATCCATTAATGAAGACAGACagtgaattaaaaaaacaaaaggtccAGGACTGATGAGACAGAAAATAACAGATTGAAGGAAAGCACCGCACAGTCTTGTTGTGATTCCACAGCTTGAGGCAACACTAACTGAAGTATTCAATTCCTCAGCTGGGTTCTTTATAAACCCTGAAAAAGTCAGAAAAAATGCTGGGAATAAACACATGAAACTTGAACTTTGACAGCTACTCAGATATTTTTTCCTACTGGCACTGTTTCACTctaaacaaaatataaatatgtattcagGAATACTGGCAGGGGAAAAAGATGGTTCACATGTGAACAAATGCAAATGATGCGCTGATGaatgtattatttttcataTCCTTGAATTTCAATATCGTTTATTGAAAAATCCTTCTCTTAAAGAGAATATACAATACTGAATACATACTACGAGTCAatggtttggacacacctgattgaatgtattatgtttttcactattttaaagccattttgatctaaaggcttatgcttaaatgcttgaaatattgttttttttagacaaatataaatagtgaagttgatgcctatgtattaatttgtttccaaagcctttgcctttccttttcatggcaaagggtggctactttaaagaatctaaaatataagatagttttttgtttaacactgttttggtcactgcataattccatttgtgttatttcatagttttgatgtctttactattactctaaaatgtggaaaatagtaaaaaataaagaaaaatgtggtgtgtccaaacttttgactggcagtgtactTCCAGGCAGAGCATGGTGAACTAACTGATATCTAGAGGGATAATACTGTAGATTGGCCATAGTACTTAATTTCATTGAAATCAGATCAGATTTTCCTGAGCTCTCTGGGTCAGTCAGTCGTTATGTTTGCCTGCTGACCCCAAACTTTAGGATCATCTTGTTACCAGGAAACATCTAAAGACATTTTTGACCTTTTGTCTTGCTTGTTGCCTTTTGCTGGGAGTGTTCCTCATCCACCTTGCCTAAAACTGCCCAGTGAATCACAAGTGTGAGAAAGTCTTAGAAGACTGTTTATCTCTACTTTTGTAAAACGGTCCAGTCTCACACcacactaacaaacacacacatctcgaGGATGTCATGATAACCCCGAAGACACATTTGCAAGATGGTTGAAATAATCGGAGGAAGCCACAACTTCAACATACTTCAAAGCAACCCAGATAACAcatgcttctccctctctgtctcactctttctcactctctctctctctcactctctctctctctctctcgtgacTCACAAGTTGACTGTCAAACAGCCAAgcaaaagttcaaaagctctGACGGGGTCAGCGCCTTATGTAGAAGGCCCCTTTGATTCCTAATATAGCCACGGAAAGGCTTCCAGGCCcggatagaaagagaaagagggagtgaaaaAAGAGATCAAATGGGATAGaggtttgttttgttctctcctctctgacagTTCACGCTTCCTGGCTGATGTAGCCTGCCGTTTAATCTCGGCGGGCTCAGTGGGTCGGCCCGTGGTAGtgtggtgagggagagaggcacCCATTCCagacacacatcaaacacagcCGCGGTGTCACAGGACAAACCGATAGACATCAAGGTGAGAGGTGCGAGGGATggaagagggatgagaggaatACTGAAGGTATTGCAaaaagagataggagagaggggTTTGAAAATATATGGTATGTGTGTCATGTGCTGATAATGATAAATATTTCAGGCCATACATTAGATCACTAATATTTGGTCAAGAAAGACTATATATAGCACTAAAGCCTGCTCTTGTAATTCAACATATAAGTGCTCATAAATCAGTGTTGGTTGATGAATTTAATCATCTAGCCCTTAACCTTTGACAGCAAAGTGGACTAAAGTTCAGTCACACTGATCTTGAGGGTAAAGGTTGCATCCTAGTGTGTAACTAATAATGACTAATTAGCCAATCCTTAGTTCCATGTACTAAAGGCAGAACTTCAAGGAAATACACCACAGAGGTTGAGAAATGTGTTGACATTAGCATTGATCACACTGTATACTGGTTCCACCAGTTAGAGCATTCAGTAGAAAGTGTCACTGCAAAACCATCAATTGTTTTGGCAGCTGAATCTAGGATGTGTTcaggaactgaaaaaaaaatgcatcattaAAATGATAATTCACTCTTGTGAAGCAATTAAATTTTGGAACACCCATACCTAGATATGAGTTCATGAAAGGTTGGAGACAGTCTGCtgtcttttcccttctctccttagAGATAACCGCACACTGGCAAAATTAATTCTTGAAAAGTTGGACACAATACACTGAAAAATATTATTATCTGGGTCACGTTGTTGTAGTTTGTGTATATGTTAGAAATATAACTTTTTGCACCATGTTTTCAAAATGGGACCTATACAGTAGCATCACCACAGATAGATGGGATAGCCAATATTGTTCATTGACTTTAAGTGAAAATTCTCTACTTGACAGTCAAATTTAGTCAGTcaaatttaattaaaatgaGCTGTAAGAGCTCATTTTCCTAGTTTGTGTACATGTCTACATCCatttattttatacatttcTTACACTTGCAAATGAACATGCATACTTGAAGCTCAGTGAGCCAGTACAACATTGCACTTAACAATTCAGATGTAATTATAATGTGATATTCTATTGGGTTCCCAAATAGCAGAGGAAAAAGGCCTCATGGGATGATTTGTAACACTGATAATAGCCGAGACTGCATCTGATAAATAATCACTGCATCAAGCATTGGCTGTATATTTATTGTGATCTAAAATACCCTCCCAAAAAATAACTATGAATGGAATGCAGCATGACCAGATTGGAGGGTAATGAACTGTCAGACTGGCCATTTCTCTATTTGGGTTTctcagagttttttttgttttttttacagaagcTTACAAGGGGTTCTTGTAAATCTCAGCGGAGGAATTTATGAGACGAGAGACCACCGTTGTTAATCTCTACTATTTGcactgaccaaaaaaaaaaaaaagtgtttcgcGCCTTCTTCTGCCGTATTTGGTTAGAGTGTTCCCCAAGACCAACAAAGTTTCATGAGGCAGTTTAGCGGTGGTCCACAGAGTGATGGGTCTACAGCCTGGCATGAGGCCAACTGAGAGCTTATGAGAGACTTTCAGCTCCCAAAATGGGATGTTTTCCTCACGTATGAGGCAGACGTATCCCAGGATTTCCAGTTACATAATAATCTAATTGGAGTGAAGTATTCGGCGAGGCTGAAGTTGAGCAGTATCATCGCACCGGCAGTGCAGAAAATCTCCTGAGAAACACAACATTAGCAGCGCGGCTAACCTTGACATTCATTAAGTATTTTTCCTAGACGAAACAAGATATTGGTGCTAAGGGACAGGCCTTATTAAGTTTTCCACGGCTTCATAAATCTCCCAACATGGAGCTAACCCACGTCTTGGAATGTAATAAAGGCTGACACAGTGGATCTAATGTGCTACATCTATCACGACAGCAGAGCATTAGTCAAAACTATCATGACCAGGTAGCAACACAGAGACGAACATGAGTCAGACCGCAAACGTTCCTTTTTAAGCCTGCAATGTCATGTGTAGGAAATGCAATCTCTTCCATCTCAGTGTGATCTTTATTTAGTTGAAAAGTTGTTGGAAACCGAACACAAACAACATAAGCTTAAGCAGACAGAATTCCGCAAGCTAAACCTCAGGCCCACAGAGAGAAAACCTAATTAGACCAGTCTAGATTAACTTGACAATTGTGTCTATTTACTCCGTGGCTTCCTGTCTGAGGGGTCCGCTGTGTCTATGGCTCTTTTGATCCCCCCCAAAACCTACTCCAGTAACCCATATCCTGTATCCTGTGTGTTCGCTCGGTAGCATGGTGACAGTTTCCCAGATACCAGACGGTATTGGTTTCCCTTCATCTTGTGGCACAGGCCCAACCCCAGTGTCTAATTTGCTAATGGATCCCTGCTGGAAGCCCCTCTCTCCAATGTATGGCAGTGTAATTATTTGCGCTCAAGAGAAGAAACTGGGGACTAACTATgtgaatgaataaatcattGTTTTGCACCCTGCTCCCGAACTCGAGGGACTGCAGCCGATTCTGCCTTTGTTTGCTTTCCACAAGGCCTGCGTGTCATTCACCCTCAGAATAGGGCAACTATAATTGTTGGCAGAAAGATTTCATAAAATGTGTAATGTAATTATGTGTGCTGTAAAAATTCATGAGACACCGACACGTTAcgtgtcagcttttcaggaggATAGGAGTAGATAACTGATTGGAGTCATAGACTTTTCTATTAGCATCTCTGAAATGACATCAGCAACGCCAGTGGCAAAATCCCTCAACCAGCAAGATAGAAGgcgattaaaataaaatgtgattgaAGAGGATTTGGTTACAGGTTGAGCTGGGTAATTAGTTAGTTTTAAGGTGAACATTTAAATCGTAAATGTTATACTTAAGAGACTCCATGCTTGGAGTAACAAAAAACCTTGCACAGTTAACATGTTTAAGCTAGCAGCTGAAGCactgttgtgtctgtctgtattttcaGACTTGACAGTGGATGATCTGGTGAAAGATGACACATTTCGTCGCAAACACTTGTATTCATCACAAAGACTATGAGAGATGTTAAATGGATCTGCCTTTCATGAAGGAGAAGTACATTTATAAGACCAAGGAAGACCCAAAAGGCAACTTCTGTTCATGTGTAGCGTACCATGCAGCTCTAAGGAATTTTGACTCAAAGCTATTACAACATAAACTTGCAGAACCTGTTCTGTATGCCCGATTACTTCAAGGGCCACTAGGTCTAGTCTCAACATTTTTCCTTAAGGGATACAATGCTATAATCAGTGATTACATGGTTAAATTtgttaaaacatgaaattgTGAGTATTTGAGACAACTTTTTGTGCTTTTAATTGAATCGGTGACACAGAGGTCATGCTGCCATTCACAAGGCTCTTTGGTTTAGTGCCTTTAGCTTGGTTCAGCTTGACAGGGAGCTTAAGCGTGCCAACGGCtctgggagggagagataaggAAAGGCAGCATAAACCAAATAAAGCTGCTTTGCACTTCAAGTGAGACAAAGTTACAAGTATGCTTAATGCGCCCGGATAAATAGAATGATTATATCTGTGTGGGACTGATGAATAATGAAAAGCGTCCTTTTGTGTCCAGTCTTTCCATTCATGCTTTGATTGATACCAATCCCAAATACTGTGAAAGCCTTAGGTGAGAGAGCTTTGTGGAAGTCTCATTAAGAGGTGAATAAATCATGACTAATCTAACAAGGCAACATTTCCAAAGCCAAGGTCCGGTGTCAGGCTGAATAAAGAGGGTGTCATCCTACTCTGGGAACTGCTTAAGTACGCCCCATGGCCATGGTCGTTTATTTGCTGGCCATAGACACCGAGGGTCTCAACTTTCCAATAATGACTTTCCCTGTAAAATGTCTGTCTGGAACTTCAATTATCCAAGGAAACACTGAAAGAAGCCAGTgagatgaataaaaacaaaaataacatacaATAAAATGGGCTGTGTGGCTGGTATTTGTTCCTATTCTGTCCCATTCTTCATTGGTGTTAGTTTTAATTGACTTGGTCCAAGCATTGCACTCTGATGAGAGATACTCAAGAACCTTTTACACGGTAACAGGATTCCTCGTCCGTGATAAGTCTTGCTATACCCTCCCAAATATTAGCCCAAATGGCCTTCCTCTGCTAATAGTTTGAGGGATTTTAGAGGGCGAAATAAGCGGTCATTTTCTGAATTTAGAATTCGTAATAACCTTCCTAGCTTTGTGTTTTCTCAGTAATGTGATGTGGGGTAACAAACTGACTTAATGAGGGCAATTTTCCATGCTACATTACACAGGGAACCACAAGTTGCGACTCGATTATTACAAGATTATTCTACCTTAAATGTACCAAGACAGGAAAGCACCACAATGTTCACGTTCCGTCTCATTAGGATTCCATAATGGGGTCAGTGaaaaatttgtttttatgtccaaAAATGGACAATTACCCGACAGTTAAGATTATGTGTAGGTGTTTTTtgggaataaaaaaagaattacaCAACGTGAGAAAGAAGAAAGTCACAATATATTATTTCATTCCCCCAACAAACCATTCAGCAAttactgaatttttttttttttaaagtaggcagcatatatacacaacacacatggCATACACATCAATGGAGTTTAAAGctaaaataattgttttttgtacAGAAATAGCTTTGTTAAAACTTCAGTCAAACATTTGACAACAGTGAACTAGCTTTAAAATGTGCCCACTATAAGCAAACATGTGTTTGACATATGTCCACCATGAACAAATCTTCCATCTGGTATTAACACGTGTTGCCTCAGGCCTAAATTATCTGTAATACAATCAAATTGCTTTGGTATTCAATCAATCAAGTATCTGTGCTTTCAATAAGCAACTAATCTCTTGTAGTTAAAACTACATTTCGTAAAATTCTAGTAGTGTTGACTGAGGTATAACATTTAATGCCATCAGTCAAAACAATAAAGTGAAAAATTAAAAGCTGAAGACAGAGGTGGTGCTCAGAATTTGGCATGGAAACAAATTGCACTTGCTGTAACACTTCTACAAACCACTTTGTTTTGCTACTTAAAAGAGCTCACCCTCTTGATTCACACAGCATGAAATTTTTAATTTTCCAAATGGCTGCTAAATCCTAATCTACTCCTTTGCTTAGATCAGCTGATTGTGGCTGACCCACTACAAAGTCCAAATTGAATTTGCTACAGATAAAGGAAGGAACCTGCAGTTCCACAGATGTTGACATTGCAGGACTGGTGTGTCAATGAGAGGAACACTTTGCAGGAACTATCTCACTGTGGTGCGTAACTGTGATATTGAATTAGTACTGAAATTGATGCTTTCATGAACCCATTCTTCATTAAatgttttgaagccaataagtaaaagtgaaaaaggTTCGGTATTGGAGCAGAGTAAGACTGTCCTTGAAATAAATAGAATTTTAGTGCATCATACAGcatctttttttcagtttaatcAATCTGCACGTTAAAACATTAAGACATAAAAAATTAAGGTGTTTTCCCTTGCATTTGATGTGACATTAAGTGGCAATGGTTTTATGAGGAACATAAGGAAATTGGTTTCAAGTTAAAAAGTAATATGAGTCATTCAGCAAGTCTTGCCACCCACTTTGGTGTCGCTGTGAAATGACATCAGAAAAATGTGGAGCATGTGGCgacctcaaaaaaaaaaaaaaatctgtcaagtGTGTTAATTTGCCAAAGTGAAGAACATGTACGCCTTGTAAATCTTTCTCCACAAAATATCTCAGTAGTCTCTGCAATCACCACATTGAGCTTATCATCGTTATCCAAAGCAGTAGTATTCGTCTGATTCCACCCTGAGTTTCAGTGGCGATTTGCTGAAAGTATCGCCATCAATTACGTTTTTATCCACAAAACAGTCGAGGTCCGTGGGTGACGGCTGGTCTGGGAGGTCCTCTGCTAGAGTATCCAGATAGCTACCTACAGATATACCATCTAGCCCGTCGCTGTTAGCATCATTCAAACTGTTGAAGCTGCCTCGCAGTGAAGTCCCGTCCTGGCTGTCTGAGAGGCTGTACAGGCTGCCTGTCAGGCTGCCCTCTTGGCTGGCCGCACCTCCTTTGTCTTCTATCATCCAGCGGATGGACTCGATGCCCTCGTTGATTGACATGAGCTGCTGCATCAGCTTCACATCAATGGCTCGCAGATGCGcctgtgtgttggagagagaacACTCACATCAGGAGAGGGCATGTAAGGGTGATCAAGTGTTTAACACAGCTGGTATTTCCATTACATGACACAGTATGTTCTCATATCAAAAACGTAAGTGGAATACAAGGCATTCATAAAAACATAATGGTTCTTATTGTCATTGCTGACACACTGTATGAGAAAGCATTAGTCAATTCCCCTGTAACACTCGAAAATGAGTCTTAGCTATTTATGAACAAAAGAGATAAGCTGCTGTTTACATTCCACTCATGGACAGCACACCATATGCTGTTTTCATTGACACTATCAAGCCTGCTTGTGGAAGAAAGAGACATAACTATGTGGCCCTGGAAAAGGACTTGTATCTTGTACTTCTCATGTAATGGCATAGTCAGTAAAGGGTTTCCATGGTGC
This region of Centroberyx gerrardi isolate f3 chromosome 23, fCenGer3.hap1.cur.20231027, whole genome shotgun sequence genomic DNA includes:
- the LOC139914468 gene encoding leucine rich adaptor protein 1-like; this translates as MDEDNVAPDFKDIETKLGRKVPDSLIRSLVGGKHHDKHEKSAAPHLAKNRASSADLKRLESKMLFLKQEMAHLRAIDVKLMQQLMSINEGIESIRWMIEDKGGAASQEGSLTGSLYSLSDSQDGTSLRGSFNSLNDANSDGLDGISVGSYLDTLAEDLPDQPSPTDLDCFVDKNVIDGDTFSKSPLKLRVESDEYYCFG